Proteins encoded within one genomic window of Cucumis sativus cultivar 9930 chromosome 3, Cucumber_9930_V3, whole genome shotgun sequence:
- the LOC101222178 gene encoding zinc finger protein CONSTANS-LIKE 1, whose translation MFADNGVLFPHFQNFSQVQQLEDFCKTHQSCSSSTISSICEYDMVGEGDLFEAPQPQPYIDETFIGLDPVMAAISMISCADEVISPEGLKVADFQSLQNDQLLNEVYYECEKDLLEKAALERPLPEDLNIEIPVLNPDENQISENKPFLEASIQKSTSLECLSSMDLMQGPTIKPSFIDFSDMDFSSVYGMRRAFSEGDIKTLGSDKLGMIHSPLHRPMFGNFTSGERLEKLSRYRNKKTKRNFGRKIKYACRKALADSQPRIRGRFAKTDESEVKSSSSISMLVL comes from the exons ATGTTTGCTGATAATGGGGTTTTGTTTCCTCACTTTCAGAATTTCTCTCAGGTTCAGCAACTCGAGGACTTTTGCAAAACCCACCAGTCATGTTCTTCTTCCACG ATATCCAGCATCTGTGAATACGACATGGTTGGTGAAGGAGATCTCTTTGAAGCCCCCCAACCACAACCATATATTGATGAAACCTTCATAGGTCTTGATCCTGTGATGGCAGCCATTTCAATGATATCTTGTGCTGATGAAGTCATCTCTCCAGAAGGACTAAAAGTTGCAGACTTCCAATCGCTTCAAAATGACCAGCTGCTAAATGAGGTCTACTATGAGTGTGAAAAAGATCTTTTGGAAAAAGCAGCCCTAGAAAGACCACTACCTGAGGACCTGAACATTGAAATCCCAGTTCTGAATCcagatgaaaatcaaatttcagaAAATAAGCCATTCCTCGAGGCCTCAATCCAGAAAAGTACTAGCTTGGAGTGCTTAAGCTCGATGGATTTGATGCAAGGACCAACCATCAAGCCAAGTTTTATAGATTTCTCAGACATGGACTTCAGTTCTGTTTATGGAATGAGGAGGGCATTTAGTGAAGGAGATATTAAG ACACTCGGCAGTGACAAGTTAGGCATGATCCATTCTCCCCTCCATCGACCCATGTTCGGCAATTTCACCAGCGGGGAACGGCTAGAAAAGCTATCCCGCTACAGGAATAAGAAAACGAAGAGGAACTTCGGGAGAAAGATCAAG TATGCTTGCAGGAAGGCTCTTGCAGACAGTCAACCTAGAATCCGCGGAAGGTTTGCGAAAACCGATGAATCTGAAGTCAAGAGCAGTAGCTCAATCTCAATGCTTGTTCTATGA